From the genome of Gammaproteobacteria bacterium, one region includes:
- a CDS encoding DUF4440 domain-containing protein, giving the protein MGIKQAIGVLAVLGVTLLAGCGSPADLSAQAAEEILAADHHFAELSRKGGTATAFRRYLAYDAIMLPDGGDVLKHKGIATWLDGVDYRLDWQPQAAGAAASGDYGHSWGYWQARGISLDGEPYVLEGKYLNVWRRNEDGEWKVLVDLGNKGPYRETLRAGTE; this is encoded by the coding sequence ATGGGGATCAAGCAAGCAATCGGGGTTCTGGCTGTCCTTGGTGTGACGTTGCTGGCGGGCTGTGGTTCCCCGGCGGATCTCTCGGCGCAGGCCGCGGAGGAAATCCTCGCGGCCGATCATCATTTCGCCGAGCTGTCCCGCAAGGGCGGTACCGCCACGGCCTTCCGCCGCTACCTCGCCTATGACGCCATCATGCTGCCTGATGGGGGCGACGTGCTCAAGCACAAGGGCATCGCGACCTGGCTGGACGGCGTGGATTACCGGCTCGACTGGCAGCCCCAGGCCGCAGGCGCCGCGGCCTCCGGGGATTACGGCCATTCCTGGGGCTACTGGCAGGCCCGCGGCATCTCGCTGGATGGCGAGCCCTACGTGCTGGAAGGCAAGTACCTGAACGTCTGGCGCAGGAACGAGGACGGCGAGTGGAAGGTGCTGGTCGACCTGGGGAACAAGGGACCGTACCGGGAGACATTGCGAGCAGGTACTGAATGA